A window of the Cellvibrio sp. pealriver genome harbors these coding sequences:
- the yihA gene encoding ribosome biogenesis GTP-binding protein YihA/YsxC: MTEIVFTKAYFTKSAPSIRECPPENGYEVAFAGRSNAGKSSAINALTNQKLARTSKTPGRTQLINFFNLSDTQRLVDLPGYGYAKVSREQKEKWQRDLSEYLQKRQSLQGLILLMDIRHPLQEFDTTMLNWAVRGHMPVHILLTKADKLSRMQANNSLFAVQKQLKLMKLGNEVSVQCFSALKNTGIDDLKHKLQSWLAPEQSEQPAEDSTAE; this comes from the coding sequence TTGACCGAGATCGTATTTACCAAGGCTTATTTTACCAAGAGCGCTCCCAGCATCCGCGAATGCCCGCCGGAAAACGGCTATGAAGTCGCATTTGCCGGCCGCTCCAATGCCGGGAAGTCCAGCGCCATCAATGCGTTAACCAATCAAAAACTGGCGCGCACCAGTAAAACACCTGGCCGTACCCAGCTCATCAACTTCTTTAACCTGAGCGATACACAGCGCCTGGTTGATTTACCCGGTTATGGCTATGCCAAGGTCTCGCGCGAGCAAAAGGAAAAGTGGCAGAGGGATTTATCGGAGTACCTGCAAAAACGTCAGTCGCTTCAGGGGCTGATTTTATTGATGGATATCCGCCATCCACTGCAGGAATTTGATACCACCATGCTCAACTGGGCGGTGCGCGGCCACATGCCTGTCCATATATTGCTGACCAAAGCCGATAAACTCAGCCGCATGCAAGCCAACAATTCGCTTTTCGCGGTACAGAAGCAGCTCAAATTGATGAAATTGGGCAATGAAGTCAGTGTGCAGTGCTTTTCCGCACTCAAAAATACCGGAATCGATGACCTGAAACATAAGCTCCAGTCATGGCTTGCACCTGAACAAAGCGAACAACCGGCAGAAGACTCTACTGCCGAGTAG
- a CDS encoding cytochrome c — MKLIVRNVLLSLGLVAVAQGAMAAGDAAAGATKAAVCGACHGADGNSMVGTFPKLAGLGERYLLKQLHDIQDWDLEKDAAKKAVTGREVLEMTGILANLTDQDLADIAAHYAAQTTQLSGSKKIEVQINSGIKVDGLELGERTYRAGNPTTGVPACTGCHAPDGKGNAPAGFPRLSGQHPEYIEKQLRAFRAGDRTNDGDQMIMRSIADKLSDAEIIALANYIAGLN, encoded by the coding sequence ATGAAACTTATCGTAAGAAATGTCCTTTTATCACTAGGTTTGGTTGCTGTTGCCCAAGGTGCGATGGCGGCAGGAGATGCTGCAGCCGGTGCCACCAAAGCTGCGGTATGCGGTGCGTGCCACGGCGCAGATGGTAATAGCATGGTCGGGACTTTCCCGAAATTGGCAGGTCTGGGCGAGCGCTATTTGCTGAAACAGCTGCACGATATCCAGGATTGGGATCTGGAAAAAGATGCCGCCAAAAAAGCAGTGACTGGCCGTGAAGTCCTTGAGATGACAGGCATTTTGGCAAACCTGACCGATCAGGATCTGGCTGATATCGCCGCGCATTATGCGGCCCAGACGACCCAGTTATCCGGTTCCAAAAAAATTGAAGTCCAAATCAACTCTGGCATTAAAGTGGATGGTTTGGAATTGGGCGAGCGCACCTATCGCGCAGGTAACCCAACCACTGGCGTACCCGCCTGTACTGGTTGTCACGCGCCAGATGGTAAGGGTAATGCTCCTGCGGGCTTCCCCCGTTTGAGTGGCCAGCATCCTGAGTATATCGAGAAGCAATTGCGTGCATTCCGTGCAGGTGATCGCACCAATGACGGCGACCAAATGATCATGCGCTCAATTGCAGATAAATTGAGTGATGCAGAGATCATCGCATTGGCAAACTATATTGCCGGTCTGAATTGA
- a CDS encoding thiol:disulfide interchange protein DsbA/DsbL, which translates to MRILAALMGLVFSLTACAQEASSEYLEGKHFVLLEQPVRTADPSKIEVAEVFAYSCPHCFDFEPMLHAWEKKQSSDVYLAQTHAMWNPQMEPLVRGYYTSVALKIKDKTHMDVFKALHLEHKQIVSAEQWADFFASYGVDKAKALSTYNSFGVTSQIKQAEARARSYKVTGTPEMVVDGKYRVSSRLAGGHAEMLKVVDFLVAKVRAERGLKAPAP; encoded by the coding sequence ATGCGTATTTTGGCCGCCCTGATGGGCTTGGTTTTCTCGTTGACCGCTTGTGCCCAAGAGGCGTCGAGCGAGTATCTTGAAGGTAAGCACTTCGTACTGTTGGAACAGCCAGTGCGCACAGCAGATCCAAGTAAAATTGAAGTGGCAGAAGTGTTCGCTTATTCATGCCCGCATTGCTTCGATTTTGAACCCATGTTGCATGCCTGGGAGAAAAAACAATCCAGCGATGTTTATCTGGCGCAAACCCATGCTATGTGGAATCCGCAAATGGAGCCATTGGTGCGTGGTTACTACACATCAGTTGCTTTGAAAATAAAAGATAAAACCCATATGGACGTGTTCAAAGCCCTGCATCTGGAGCATAAGCAAATTGTCTCTGCAGAGCAGTGGGCCGATTTTTTTGCCAGCTACGGTGTCGATAAAGCCAAAGCATTAAGTACTTACAACTCCTTTGGTGTAACCAGCCAGATCAAACAAGCGGAAGCGCGTGCGCGCAGTTACAAAGTGACTGGTACTCCGGAGATGGTGGTTGATGGTAAATACCGTGTCAGTTCCCGTTTGGCCGGTGGCCATGCGGAAATGCTGAAAGTGGTGGATTTTTTGGTAGCCAAAGTGCGCGCCGAGCGCGGACTCAAAGCGCCAGCGCCCTGA
- a CDS encoding GGDEF domain-containing protein, producing MTVNSGDKNNWREKYLNALDEQEQLEKKFAAQQALLRSALVRVSVAADGQDETLDQIMAKLREQLRSDISAVDMTSILSKLESAALEFEQHRDQGSQDIRQALMDITKPLQQFKLSRAVKKELGEYLALLPQRSKKVRLYPALLQELARIQQQALADIEQPKSGLFGKILGGKPAAKNTDPDNTDTEASVIENLPAPFPDVLTPETSTVPQDTYLTAAYAEQIHQVLNQFFTSLESESAIKAKVESLRKNMVQGINAQNLVPLLGNLRDLVMEAYLAANNAFATYLKNVNQELAEIYMLLGGAVKNTESERAASRKLQDDVMRGMSDLESSADSATDINQLKDHVKSQLGNIRQVIDHYQQTDHAQQALAEQLQTLGAKIKTMEVEAEKNRTTLENHRQKALRDPLTELPNREAYNERAQAEIQRWQRYGRPLTIAIFDIDHFKRINDTYGHQAGDRVIKVIGRSIASRLREVDFFCRYGGEEFVALMPETDSQTALVVLEKIREAIASAAFNYKDQPMSITLSVGVTEFKTGDMLDVAFDRADQALYTAKSSGRNRCHLA from the coding sequence ATGACAGTCAATTCCGGCGATAAAAATAACTGGCGAGAGAAATACCTTAATGCCCTTGATGAACAAGAACAGCTAGAGAAAAAGTTTGCTGCCCAGCAGGCCTTGCTGCGCAGTGCTTTGGTTCGGGTCAGCGTCGCTGCCGATGGGCAGGATGAAACCCTCGACCAGATCATGGCCAAGTTGCGCGAGCAACTGCGCAGTGACATCAGCGCAGTTGATATGACCAGTATCCTATCCAAGCTGGAATCTGCCGCCCTGGAATTTGAGCAGCACCGCGATCAGGGCTCGCAAGATATTCGTCAGGCGCTGATGGATATCACCAAACCCCTGCAGCAATTCAAGTTGTCGCGCGCGGTCAAAAAAGAACTGGGTGAATATCTGGCGCTGTTGCCGCAGCGCAGCAAAAAAGTACGCCTTTATCCTGCTTTGCTGCAAGAGTTGGCGAGGATACAACAGCAGGCACTGGCGGACATTGAGCAGCCAAAAAGCGGTTTGTTTGGAAAGATACTGGGCGGTAAACCTGCCGCTAAAAATACCGATCCTGACAACACAGATACCGAAGCCAGTGTGATTGAAAATTTACCGGCTCCGTTTCCTGATGTGTTAACGCCGGAAACATCAACTGTCCCGCAAGACACCTATCTCACCGCTGCTTACGCAGAGCAAATCCATCAGGTGCTCAACCAGTTTTTCACGAGCCTTGAGAGCGAATCTGCCATCAAAGCCAAAGTGGAATCACTGCGCAAAAATATGGTGCAAGGCATCAATGCCCAAAATTTGGTACCGCTGCTAGGGAATCTGCGCGATCTGGTGATGGAGGCTTATCTTGCCGCCAATAATGCCTTTGCAACCTATCTGAAAAACGTCAATCAGGAATTGGCAGAAATTTATATGTTGCTGGGCGGCGCAGTCAAAAATACTGAAAGTGAGCGCGCTGCATCGCGCAAATTACAAGATGATGTGATGCGCGGCATGAGCGATCTGGAAAGTAGTGCCGACAGCGCCACTGACATCAATCAACTAAAAGACCATGTGAAATCCCAGCTTGGCAATATCCGTCAAGTGATTGATCACTACCAGCAAACCGATCACGCACAACAAGCGCTGGCTGAGCAATTGCAAACGCTCGGAGCCAAAATCAAAACCATGGAAGTGGAGGCAGAAAAAAATCGCACCACGCTGGAAAACCATCGCCAAAAAGCATTGCGTGATCCGCTCACCGAATTGCCCAACCGTGAGGCTTACAACGAGCGTGCGCAAGCGGAAATACAACGCTGGCAACGTTATGGCCGGCCACTCACCATTGCCATTTTTGATATCGATCATTTCAAAAGAATTAACGATACCTATGGCCACCAGGCAGGTGACCGGGTGATTAAAGTGATTGGGCGATCAATCGCCTCGCGTTTGCGTGAAGTGGATTTCTTTTGCCGTTACGGTGGTGAAGAGTTTGTTGCGCTCATGCCTGAAACAGACAGCCAAACTGCATTGGTCGTGCTTGAAAAAATACGTGAAGCCATTGCCAGTGCAGCATTCAATTATAAAGACCAGCCTATGTCGATTACCTTGTCTGTAGGTGTAACTGAATTTAAAACCGGCGATATGTTGGATGTTGCATTTGATCGCGCTGACCAAGCGCTTTACACCGCAAAATCCTCGGGTCGCAATCGCTGTCACTTGGCTTGA
- a CDS encoding methylamine utilization protein, which translates to MKSKCISQLIFVAALFIAQYSVAAQLELQVLDDKGNPLKDAVVALVPEKKIDFTSVPTAIMDQRQNMFVPGVLAIRVNTQVRFPNSDDVRHHVYSFSPAKKFELRLYHGMTAEPVLFDKPGTVVLGCNIHDSMVAYIYVVETDYFAVTDNAGKISLAAPAGMYQLQIYHPQMGSEFPESTIKLDESQPLNNSISVNNLVAPKASDASDEFSDLF; encoded by the coding sequence ATGAAGAGTAAATGTATCAGTCAGTTGATTTTTGTAGCTGCGTTGTTCATAGCGCAATACAGCGTGGCTGCCCAATTGGAATTGCAGGTGCTCGATGATAAAGGCAATCCGCTGAAAGACGCGGTAGTCGCATTGGTACCTGAGAAAAAAATTGATTTTACCAGTGTACCTACAGCGATTATGGATCAGCGCCAGAATATGTTTGTGCCGGGTGTATTGGCAATTCGTGTGAATACCCAAGTGCGCTTTCCCAACAGTGATGATGTGCGCCATCACGTTTATTCTTTTTCCCCTGCCAAAAAATTTGAATTGCGTTTGTATCACGGCATGACAGCGGAGCCAGTGCTGTTTGATAAACCGGGCACAGTTGTGTTGGGTTGTAATATCCACGATTCAATGGTGGCATATATTTATGTGGTAGAGACTGACTATTTTGCGGTTACCGATAACGCAGGCAAAATCAGCCTTGCCGCTCCTGCTGGAATGTACCAGCTGCAAATCTATCATCCACAGATGGGTAGCGAGTTTCCTGAGTCAACCATCAAATTGGATGAGTCACAGCCGCTGAACAACAGTATCAGTGTGAACAATCTTGTTGCTCCCAAGGCCAGCGATGCCAGCGACGAATTTTCCGATTTATTTTAA
- a CDS encoding bifunctional diguanylate cyclase/phosphodiesterase, protein MPKFSYLLKLLTFLIGLVVILEAISYLTTRLVINKAVTQNARAELLSGGELFSRIMQKNIEQLALSVKVLTEDFGFKDAVATSDEKTIASALINHSARVKADIGVLITRDGKFIASDEMFGLQITDEFNSLKTQAQNRGQAYDIIIVDGRAYQFVMFAVKAPVIIGLAGMGFEIKQEFSNDLQRLTGLEVSFVMHDGQEFRYLNGTQEGLSRDDLVKQLNRDAQQGEVFVYDDLITLVAPASRQNNHLLAVLQVPLSQVMAPFSRLNVQLFILALVFALLAGIAALFLARSVTRPVLLLADIARKIASGFYTTPIAVTSKDELGDLARAFISMQQAIGEREQQVLYQSEHDPLTGLPNRLRVFPELEDAISRSHPLKKSVYLLVIDIKNFTQINDELSQEIGDVVLREVGQKIARILTHGEVLRLGSDEFLAILMADNKESVSELAELIHSAFKTPLLVNGLQVSIEINIGLASYPEDANSSDSLLRRANLALNEGRNSERRTSWYEQGWDEKHLRRLHLFREFESSLNNGHISLYYQPKINLEKPGTLGAEALVRWHHPEMGFINPEEFIGVIESSGQITLLTRWVLKTAVAQLRIIQLDEKITITCSVNLSALDLLVDDLPAYVAELLQTYKVPAENLYLEITESAIMREADKCLNNLRRLRDLGVTLSIDDFGTGYSSLSQLKKLPVSELKIDKSFILNLDTSADDQLIVRSTIDLGHTLGLSVTAEGVESEAIKLLLRQYGCDTAQGYLYSKPLPANDFIQWVHRYLTQLESSS, encoded by the coding sequence ATGCCAAAGTTTAGTTACCTGCTCAAATTACTGACGTTTTTAATTGGTCTGGTTGTCATTCTGGAGGCTATCTCCTATCTAACCACTCGCTTGGTCATTAACAAAGCGGTTACCCAAAACGCGCGAGCTGAGTTGCTTTCGGGCGGTGAATTATTTTCCCGAATCATGCAAAAAAATATTGAACAGTTGGCGTTGTCGGTAAAAGTTTTGACGGAAGATTTTGGTTTTAAAGATGCCGTTGCTACCAGTGATGAAAAAACAATCGCGTCAGCATTAATCAATCACTCTGCACGTGTTAAAGCGGATATCGGCGTACTTATCACCCGTGATGGAAAATTTATTGCCAGTGATGAAATGTTTGGTCTGCAAATTACCGATGAATTTAATAGCTTGAAAACGCAGGCGCAAAATCGTGGGCAGGCGTATGACATTATTATTGTCGATGGCCGCGCCTATCAGTTCGTTATGTTTGCAGTAAAAGCGCCAGTGATTATTGGTCTTGCCGGTATGGGCTTTGAAATAAAGCAGGAATTCAGTAACGACTTGCAGCGCTTGACCGGCTTGGAAGTATCGTTTGTGATGCATGATGGGCAAGAGTTCCGTTATTTAAATGGAACACAAGAGGGGCTATCACGCGATGATTTGGTCAAACAACTTAATCGTGATGCGCAACAAGGCGAAGTGTTTGTTTATGATGATTTGATTACCTTAGTGGCACCTGCTTCGCGTCAAAACAACCATTTACTTGCGGTACTGCAAGTACCTCTTAGTCAGGTGATGGCTCCGTTTTCGCGTTTGAATGTCCAGTTGTTTATATTGGCATTGGTATTTGCGCTACTTGCGGGTATTGCTGCATTGTTTTTAGCGCGCAGCGTGACGCGGCCAGTGCTTTTGTTGGCGGATATCGCACGTAAAATTGCCAGTGGTTTTTATACAACACCCATCGCGGTGACATCCAAAGATGAATTGGGTGATCTGGCGCGCGCATTCATTTCCATGCAGCAAGCAATTGGTGAACGTGAACAGCAAGTCCTTTATCAATCCGAGCACGATCCACTCACTGGCTTGCCTAACCGGCTGCGTGTTTTCCCTGAATTGGAAGATGCGATTTCACGTTCGCACCCACTCAAAAAATCCGTCTACTTATTAGTGATCGATATTAAAAACTTCACCCAGATCAACGATGAGCTCAGCCAGGAAATTGGGGATGTGGTATTGCGTGAGGTGGGGCAGAAGATTGCGCGCATACTTACGCATGGCGAAGTGTTGCGCTTAGGGAGCGATGAGTTTTTGGCTATCCTGATGGCAGACAATAAAGAATCGGTCAGCGAGCTGGCAGAATTAATCCATTCCGCTTTTAAAACGCCGCTGTTGGTAAATGGCTTGCAGGTGAGTATTGAAATCAATATTGGCCTTGCGAGTTACCCGGAAGATGCAAACTCTTCCGATTCATTATTGCGCCGCGCAAACCTTGCGTTGAATGAAGGCCGTAATAGTGAAAGGCGCACCAGTTGGTACGAGCAGGGGTGGGATGAAAAACATTTGCGCCGTTTGCATTTGTTCCGCGAATTTGAAAGCTCATTAAACAATGGTCACATCAGTTTGTATTATCAACCCAAAATCAATTTGGAAAAGCCGGGTACCTTGGGTGCTGAGGCATTGGTGCGCTGGCACCATCCGGAAATGGGTTTTATTAATCCTGAGGAGTTTATCGGTGTCATTGAAAGTTCGGGCCAGATTACACTACTGACTCGTTGGGTACTGAAAACCGCTGTTGCCCAATTGCGCATCATACAGTTGGATGAAAAAATAACAATAACCTGTTCAGTTAATTTATCGGCATTGGATTTATTGGTCGATGATTTACCTGCTTACGTAGCTGAATTATTACAAACATATAAAGTGCCAGCAGAGAATCTGTATTTGGAAATCACTGAAAGCGCGATTATGCGAGAGGCCGATAAATGCCTCAACAACTTGCGACGTTTGCGCGATTTGGGCGTGACATTATCGATAGATGATTTCGGTACTGGTTATTCATCGCTATCGCAATTAAAGAAATTACCTGTCTCTGAATTAAAAATTGATAAATCGTTTATTTTGAATTTGGATACCAGCGCAGACGACCAACTGATTGTGCGCTCAACTATCGACTTGGGGCATACGTTGGGCTTGAGCGTAACAGCCGAAGGTGTTGAATCCGAGGCGATTAAATTATTGTTAAGGCAATACGGTTGCGATACAGCGCAGGGTTATCTTTACAGCAAACCATTGCCCGCAAACGATTTTATCCAATGGGTTCACCGCTATTTAACGCAATTGGAATCATCATCATGA
- a CDS encoding DUF3034 family protein, translating to MKRLWWLLVALELSASVYVCAAHAATLELESDNKISRSRLLATGGASTIEGSAGGGIVPMAVLSGYGAQEEQGAVAFGSYVDTGDYQLEVIGGSWSWRNRIELSIAQQKLTHDSLTAALSLPTDSISQRIISAKVRVAGDLIYTPMPQISVGVQHKKNLDFLVPGAVGAKKDSGTDVNITATKLILGGFFNRNLLLNGNLRYTNANQTGLVGFGGDKNDDKELLPELSAGVLLNRHWLVGTEYRQKPNNLSFIKEDDWQTAFVGWFPNKRIAVVAAYVDLGEVATFKNQTGWYLSLQGSF from the coding sequence ATGAAACGACTATGGTGGCTATTGGTGGCCTTGGAATTGTCTGCCAGTGTTTATGTCTGTGCGGCTCATGCCGCTACACTGGAGCTGGAAAGTGACAACAAAATTTCGCGCAGCCGGTTATTGGCAACCGGTGGTGCCAGCACCATTGAAGGCTCGGCCGGTGGTGGCATTGTGCCTATGGCAGTATTGTCGGGTTACGGCGCGCAGGAAGAGCAGGGGGCGGTTGCATTTGGTAGTTATGTCGATACTGGCGATTACCAGTTGGAAGTGATCGGTGGCAGTTGGAGCTGGCGCAACCGGATTGAATTATCCATCGCACAACAAAAACTCACGCATGATTCACTCACTGCAGCATTAAGCCTGCCGACGGATTCCATTAGCCAGCGAATTATCTCGGCCAAAGTGCGTGTAGCGGGCGATTTGATTTATACCCCGATGCCGCAAATCAGTGTGGGTGTGCAGCATAAAAAAAATCTGGATTTTTTAGTGCCCGGTGCGGTAGGTGCAAAAAAAGATTCAGGTACTGATGTGAATATCACTGCAACCAAATTAATTCTGGGTGGATTTTTTAATCGCAATTTATTACTCAATGGCAATCTGCGTTACACCAATGCCAACCAGACTGGGTTAGTTGGTTTTGGTGGCGATAAAAATGATGACAAAGAATTATTGCCGGAACTATCGGCGGGCGTGTTGCTCAATCGCCATTGGTTGGTTGGCACAGAGTACCGGCAAAAGCCCAACAATTTATCGTTCATAAAAGAAGATGATTGGCAAACCGCCTTTGTCGGTTGGTTTCCTAATAAACGTATTGCTGTGGTGGCAGCTTATGTTGATTTGGGGGAGGTGGCCACATTCAAAAACCAGACAGGTTGGTATCTCTCACTTCAGGGGAGTTTTTAA
- a CDS encoding group 1 truncated hemoglobin — MKKIFASFLFTLLLMACTNQSAQQPSLYDALGQYEGINNITHQLILNIAKDERVKHRYKGVNMTKFKKGMSDYVCAAVGGPCKYSGDNMRLVHAGHNYTNTEFNAIVDNLILAMEQRGVPVVTQNRLLAILARDYKDVVYQ, encoded by the coding sequence ATGAAAAAAATATTCGCTAGTTTCCTTTTTACGCTTCTGTTGATGGCTTGTACGAATCAATCTGCGCAACAGCCGTCGCTTTATGATGCTTTGGGGCAATACGAGGGCATTAACAATATTACCCATCAACTGATTTTGAACATTGCCAAAGATGAGCGCGTTAAGCATCGTTATAAAGGCGTGAACATGACAAAATTTAAAAAAGGAATGTCGGATTATGTCTGCGCTGCGGTGGGAGGGCCTTGCAAATACTCGGGCGATAACATGCGTTTGGTTCATGCTGGGCACAATTACACCAACACCGAATTTAATGCGATTGTGGATAATTTGATTCTGGCAATGGAACAGCGCGGAGTCCCTGTCGTTACCCAGAACCGTCTACTCGCGATATTGGCGCGCGATTATAAAGATGTGGTTTATCAATAA